The Streptomyces nitrosporeus genome includes a window with the following:
- a CDS encoding 5'-methylthioadenosine/S-adenosylhomocysteine nucleosidase yields the protein MNTDRGISAHGNGNTISNNAVGEHAQVIATPSAERIGTPATGSTAPADRDTWDIGIVTILSEELRALCDELKLERHKEPGGLYFYRGEHTTPDSTVRVVATQTQSQGQRSAMAALENLRRHYAPRLWALVGVGGGIHDEHARIGNVIVSTEVVYYENRKINPLGDIRRRGEHRQAPAQVVHAVNAFFTEHGTPARIHGQPASQPSQEYYEVYPGLIGSGEAVIADRDSDIRRYLAHYNEKVLAVDMEAGGLSQYWQENSVQDETNPGWVVIRGVSDNADEEKGHAHHGLAARNAAHVLRLLLPFLC from the coding sequence GTGAACACCGACCGAGGCATCAGCGCCCATGGAAACGGCAACACCATCAGCAACAACGCCGTGGGCGAACACGCCCAGGTCATCGCGACACCGTCCGCAGAACGGATCGGCACACCGGCGACCGGCTCCACGGCCCCAGCGGACCGGGATACGTGGGACATCGGGATCGTCACCATCCTCAGCGAGGAACTGCGCGCACTGTGCGACGAGTTGAAACTCGAACGGCACAAGGAGCCGGGCGGCCTCTACTTCTATCGCGGAGAACACACCACTCCGGACTCGACCGTCCGCGTCGTCGCCACCCAGACCCAGAGCCAAGGGCAGCGGTCGGCCATGGCCGCCCTGGAGAATCTGCGCCGCCATTACGCGCCCCGGCTGTGGGCTCTCGTCGGTGTGGGGGGAGGCATCCACGACGAGCACGCCCGCATCGGGAACGTCATCGTCTCGACCGAGGTCGTCTACTACGAGAACCGCAAGATCAATCCACTCGGGGACATCCGCAGGCGTGGCGAACACCGGCAGGCCCCGGCCCAGGTGGTGCACGCCGTGAACGCGTTCTTCACCGAACACGGCACCCCCGCCCGTATCCACGGCCAGCCGGCCTCGCAGCCCTCACAGGAGTACTACGAGGTGTATCCGGGGCTGATCGGCTCCGGTGAAGCGGTCATCGCCGACCGCGACAGCGACATCCGCCGATACCTCGCGCACTACAACGAGAAAGTGCTGGCGGTGGACATGGAAGCGGGCGGCTTGAGCCAGTACTGGCAGGAGAACTCGGTCCAGGACGAGACGAACCCCGGCTGGGTCGTCATCCGAGGGGTCTCCGACAACGCCGACGAGGAGAAGGGGCACGCGCACCACGGACTCGCGGCCCGGAACGCAGCCCATGTGCTGCGGCTTCTGCTGCCCTTCCTCTGCTGA
- a CDS encoding endo-1,4-beta-xylanase, producing MGSYALPGPTVRRKARSLLLGLVVGALGASAALIAPPEAHAAESTLGAAAAQSGRYFGTAIASGRLNDSTYTSIANREFNMVTAENEMKIDATEPQRGQFNFSSADRVYNWAVQNGKQVRGHTLAWHSQQPGWMQSLSGNDLRQAMVGHINGVMAHYKGKIVQWDVVNEAFADGSSGARRDSNLQRSGNDWIELAFRTARAADPSAKLCYNDYNVEDWTWAKTQAMYSMVRDFKQRGVPIDCVGFQAHFNSGSPYNSNFRTTLQNFAALGVDVAVTELDIQGASPTTYANVTNDCLAVARCLGVTVWGVRDSDSWRAEHTPLLFNNDGSKKAAYSAVLNALNAGDTTEPPADSGQIKGVGSNRCLDVPNASTSDGTQLQLWDCGSGTNQQWVATASGEFRVYGDKCLDAAGTSNGSKVQIYSCWGGDNQKWRVNSDGSIVGVQSGLCLDAVGTGTANGTRIQLYSCSNGSNQRWTLT from the coding sequence ATGGGCTCCTACGCCCTTCCCGGACCCACTGTCCGCCGGAAAGCTCGCAGCCTGCTGTTGGGGCTGGTCGTCGGCGCCCTCGGCGCGTCCGCCGCTCTGATCGCGCCACCGGAAGCACACGCCGCCGAGAGCACACTCGGCGCCGCGGCGGCGCAGAGCGGCCGCTATTTCGGCACCGCCATCGCCTCGGGCAGGCTCAACGACTCGACATACACGTCGATCGCGAACCGCGAGTTCAACATGGTGACGGCGGAGAACGAGATGAAGATCGACGCCACCGAACCGCAGCGGGGCCAGTTCAACTTCAGCTCCGCCGACCGCGTCTACAACTGGGCGGTGCAGAACGGCAAGCAGGTGCGCGGCCACACCCTGGCCTGGCACTCCCAGCAGCCCGGCTGGATGCAGAGCCTCAGCGGCAACGATCTGCGCCAAGCGATGGTCGGCCACATCAACGGCGTGATGGCCCACTACAAGGGCAAGATCGTCCAATGGGACGTCGTGAACGAGGCGTTCGCCGACGGAAGTTCGGGAGCCCGACGCGACTCCAACCTGCAGCGCAGCGGCAACGACTGGATCGAGCTCGCCTTCCGCACCGCACGCGCCGCCGACCCGTCCGCCAAGCTCTGCTACAACGACTACAACGTCGAGGACTGGACCTGGGCCAAGACCCAGGCCATGTACTCCATGGTCCGGGACTTCAAGCAGCGCGGTGTGCCGATCGACTGCGTCGGCTTCCAGGCGCACTTCAACAGCGGCAGCCCCTACAACAGCAACTTCCGCACCACCCTGCAGAACTTCGCCGCCCTCGGCGTCGACGTGGCCGTCACCGAGCTGGACATCCAGGGCGCCTCGCCCACGACCTACGCCAACGTGACCAACGACTGCCTGGCCGTCGCGCGCTGCCTCGGCGTCACCGTCTGGGGTGTGCGCGACAGCGACTCCTGGCGGGCGGAGCACACGCCGCTGCTGTTCAACAACGACGGAAGCAAGAAGGCCGCCTACTCCGCCGTCCTCAACGCGCTCAACGCAGGCGACACAACTGAGCCCCCGGCGGATTCCGGACAGATCAAGGGCGTCGGTTCGAACCGCTGCCTGGATGTGCCCAACGCCAGTACCAGCGACGGCACCCAGCTCCAGCTGTGGGACTGCGGCAGCGGCACCAACCAGCAGTGGGTGGCCACCGCCTCGGGTGAGTTCCGGGTCTACGGCGACAAGTGTCTGGACGCCGCCGGCACGAGCAACGGCAGCAAGGTCCAGATCTACAGCTGCTGGGGCGGCGACAACCAGAAATGGCGCGTCAACTCCGACGGATCCATCGTCGGCGTCCAGTCCGGCCTCTGCCTGGACGCCGTCGGGACCGGCACCGCCAACGGCACCCGGATCCAGCTCTACTCCTGCTCGAACGGCAGCAACCAGCGCTGGACCCTCACCTGA
- a CDS encoding BTAD domain-containing putative transcriptional regulator, with translation MRYGVLGPLAVWDSEGRLVRVPEAKVRALLANLLVHGGGPVPADRLIEDLWASNPPGGSANTLQTKISQLRRVLGREQVVREPAGYRLLLADAVVDALRFQELADRARAHREPAVKADLFADALALWRGPAYADVAESLFARSEIARLEELRLAVVEDHAEVRLTLGEHAALAAELGAVVARHPLRERLRMAHMRALYRSGRQGDALQSFQELRRELAEELGASPGPEAAALHEAILRQEPQLATPAIGSRSCRTNLPAPLTPLIGRREAAAQVLARLDPGANPRLVTLTGLGGVGKTRLAITAAGDAAGRYADGVWLVELAGLGAASGPDDIAERVITTLGLCDTAATEPDLDDLVGWLCQAVADKRLLILLDNCEHLVEPVAVLARTLLSAVPAAHLLLTSQEALDIPGEVVHPVPPLSLPEHTGPQAVARSSAVELFVQRAAAAAPGFALDADNAEAVATICRRLDGIPLALELVASRLRTLSPQELAARLDDRFARPDVRVRGLPDRQQTLRGMLDWSWQLLPPDERTVLRRLVVHADGCVMPSAQAVCADGELPAERIPDLLSRLVDRSLVVREGDRFRLLESVAAYCAERLAEADEENAVRARFVRYCTESAERESERLRGPDQRCSLERLNAETVNLRRALDLAVARGPAGYAVRLVNALAWYWFLRGRFPEARRSLRTALAADAGAAPAARLTARVWLAGVELRTSQADAVPGPAGEDPAAGVEDPVLKARLQWFVGTGLTGRGHHREGRRLVEASLAGARAARDRWGQAAALVELASHAPDRDGSAELGAALFREVDDRWGRLRATRALALAAEREGDRARTERLHREGLLMAEELGLWTEVVETLTFLGRAALSSGLTERATELYERALSVSAERAYHRGEIRAEIGLGHAARLRGDRDAATSHLNRALAKSQSSGHAAHAAAALVELDLVARA, from the coding sequence ATGCGTTACGGGGTGCTCGGCCCGCTGGCTGTCTGGGACTCCGAGGGGCGGCTGGTCAGGGTCCCCGAAGCGAAGGTGCGCGCCCTGCTGGCGAACCTGCTTGTCCACGGTGGCGGGCCGGTGCCGGCGGACCGCCTCATCGAGGACCTGTGGGCGAGCAACCCGCCGGGCGGGTCCGCCAACACCCTGCAGACCAAGATCTCCCAGCTGCGCCGGGTGCTGGGCCGGGAGCAGGTGGTCCGCGAGCCCGCCGGCTACCGGCTGCTGCTCGCGGACGCCGTGGTCGACGCCCTGAGGTTCCAGGAGCTCGCCGACCGCGCCCGCGCCCACCGGGAGCCGGCGGTGAAGGCGGACCTGTTCGCCGACGCGCTCGCCCTGTGGCGGGGCCCGGCCTACGCGGACGTGGCCGAATCCCTGTTCGCCCGCAGTGAGATCGCCCGGCTGGAGGAGCTGCGCCTGGCCGTCGTCGAGGACCACGCCGAGGTCCGGCTGACCCTGGGCGAGCACGCGGCGCTGGCGGCGGAACTGGGGGCGGTGGTGGCGCGGCACCCGCTGCGCGAGCGGCTGCGCATGGCCCACATGCGCGCCCTGTACCGCTCCGGGCGGCAGGGCGACGCGCTGCAGAGCTTCCAGGAGCTGCGCCGGGAGCTGGCCGAGGAGCTGGGCGCCTCGCCCGGTCCGGAGGCCGCCGCGCTGCACGAGGCGATCCTGCGCCAGGAGCCGCAGCTGGCCACGCCGGCGATCGGGTCGCGGTCGTGCCGGACGAACCTGCCCGCTCCGCTGACCCCGCTGATCGGCCGGCGCGAGGCGGCCGCGCAGGTGCTGGCCCGGCTGGACCCCGGCGCGAACCCCCGTCTCGTCACCCTCACCGGCCTCGGCGGGGTGGGCAAGACGCGGCTGGCGATCACCGCGGCGGGCGACGCGGCCGGGCGGTACGCCGACGGGGTGTGGCTGGTCGAGCTGGCCGGCCTGGGCGCCGCGTCCGGCCCGGACGACATCGCCGAACGCGTCATCACGACGCTGGGCCTGTGCGACACCGCCGCGACCGAACCGGACCTGGACGACCTGGTGGGCTGGCTGTGCCAGGCGGTGGCCGACAAGCGGCTGCTGATCCTGCTGGACAACTGCGAGCACCTCGTCGAACCGGTCGCCGTGCTCGCCAGGACCTTGCTGTCGGCCGTGCCGGCGGCCCACCTCCTGCTCACCAGCCAGGAAGCCCTGGACATCCCCGGCGAGGTGGTGCACCCGGTGCCGCCGCTGTCGTTGCCGGAACACACCGGTCCGCAGGCGGTCGCCCGGTCCAGCGCCGTCGAGCTGTTCGTGCAGCGAGCCGCCGCCGCGGCGCCCGGTTTCGCCCTCGACGCGGACAACGCGGAGGCCGTCGCCACCATCTGCCGCCGCCTCGACGGGATTCCGCTCGCCCTGGAACTCGTCGCGTCCCGGCTGCGGACGCTGAGCCCGCAGGAGCTCGCCGCCCGGCTGGACGACCGGTTCGCCCGGCCTGACGTACGGGTGCGCGGACTCCCGGACCGCCAGCAGACGCTGCGGGGCATGCTCGACTGGAGCTGGCAGCTGCTGCCGCCGGACGAGCGCACCGTGCTGCGCCGCCTGGTCGTGCATGCCGACGGCTGCGTCATGCCCTCCGCCCAAGCGGTCTGCGCCGACGGGGAGTTGCCCGCCGAGCGGATCCCCGACCTGCTCTCCCGGCTGGTGGACCGCTCGCTGGTGGTCCGTGAGGGCGACCGGTTCCGGCTGCTCGAATCGGTGGCCGCCTACTGCGCCGAGCGGCTGGCGGAGGCGGACGAGGAGAACGCCGTACGCGCGCGCTTCGTGCGGTACTGCACCGAGTCGGCCGAGCGGGAGAGCGAGCGGCTGCGCGGCCCGGACCAGCGGTGTTCCCTGGAACGCCTCAACGCGGAGACCGTCAATCTGCGCCGTGCCCTGGACCTCGCGGTCGCCCGGGGCCCCGCCGGGTACGCGGTGCGGCTGGTGAACGCGCTGGCCTGGTACTGGTTCCTGCGCGGACGGTTCCCCGAGGCCCGCAGGTCGCTGCGGACGGCGCTGGCGGCCGACGCCGGGGCCGCGCCGGCCGCGCGCCTGACGGCACGGGTCTGGCTGGCCGGTGTCGAGCTGCGCACCTCGCAGGCCGACGCCGTGCCCGGCCCGGCGGGCGAGGACCCCGCCGCAGGGGTCGAGGACCCGGTGCTGAAGGCCCGGCTCCAGTGGTTCGTCGGCACCGGGCTGACCGGCCGCGGCCACCACCGCGAGGGGCGGCGGCTGGTGGAGGCCAGCCTGGCCGGGGCCCGCGCCGCCCGGGACCGCTGGGGCCAGGCCGCGGCCCTGGTGGAGCTGGCGAGCCACGCCCCGGACCGGGACGGGTCGGCGGAGCTGGGCGCCGCGCTGTTCCGCGAGGTCGACGACCGCTGGGGCCGGCTCCGGGCCACCCGGGCCCTGGCGCTCGCGGCCGAACGCGAGGGCGACCGCGCGCGGACCGAACGGCTGCACCGCGAGGGGCTCCTGATGGCCGAGGAGCTCGGCCTGTGGACCGAGGTCGTCGAGACGCTGACCTTCCTCGGCAGGGCAGCGCTGTCGAGCGGCCTCACCGAGCGGGCGACGGAGTTGTACGAGCGCGCCCTGTCCGTGTCGGCCGAACGCGCCTATCACCGGGGCGAGATCCGTGCCGAGATCGGCCTCGGGCATGCCGCACGGCTCCGCGGTGACCGGGACGCCGCCACATCCCATCTGAACCGGGCCCTGGCCAAGAGCCAGTCCTCGGGCCACGCCGCGCACGCCGCTGCCGCGCTGGTGGAACTGGACCTCGTCGCCCGGGCGTGA
- a CDS encoding MFS transporter, which produces MSTTTAGKAGAREWGGLAVLSLPTVLLGLDVTVLYLTLPSLSEDLRPSGTQELWIMDAYGFLIAGFLLTMGTLGDRIGRRRLLMIGAAAFGAVSVLAAYATSADMLIAARAALGVAGATLMPSTLALISNMFANQRQRSLAIGVWATSFALGMALGPVVGGVMLDHFWWGSVFLLAVPVAIVLLVAAPLLIPEYSAPRSGRFDLVSVTLSLLAILPAVYAVKRFAKDGLDLPMVAAALIGAVFAVLFVRRQGRLESPLLDVRLFADRTFSAALSVLLAGLVGVGGSMLLITQQLQFVEGLPPVEAGLWMGPPALLMFLAAIGSPLVARRVPPGLVVAATLALSTVGYVLLALVGPSGGIALMVVGFGLVYLGLGAIAALGTDLVVGAAPPEKAGSASAMSETVQELGLALGVAVLGSLATAVYRGRIDGSIPAGTPSDVADAAGDSLAGAVASAQQMPADWLGLAKEAATSGMNTAMVVAAACTVVLSVLSAVVLRHVGAISDEPEAAAEAKPVESRV; this is translated from the coding sequence ATGAGCACAACGACCGCAGGCAAGGCGGGAGCCCGGGAGTGGGGAGGGCTGGCCGTCCTCTCGTTGCCCACCGTGCTGCTGGGCCTCGACGTCACCGTGCTGTACCTGACCCTCCCCTCACTGTCCGAGGATCTGCGCCCGTCCGGTACCCAAGAGCTGTGGATCATGGACGCCTACGGGTTCCTGATCGCCGGCTTCCTGCTCACCATGGGCACGTTGGGCGACCGGATCGGCCGCCGCCGGCTGCTGATGATCGGGGCGGCGGCCTTCGGTGCCGTCTCGGTGCTGGCGGCCTACGCCACCAGCGCCGACATGCTCATCGCCGCGCGGGCGGCCCTCGGGGTCGCCGGTGCCACCCTGATGCCGTCCACGCTGGCCCTGATCAGCAACATGTTCGCCAACCAGCGGCAGCGCTCCCTGGCGATCGGTGTCTGGGCCACGAGCTTCGCGCTCGGCATGGCGCTCGGCCCGGTGGTCGGCGGGGTGATGCTGGACCACTTCTGGTGGGGTTCGGTGTTCCTCCTGGCGGTGCCGGTCGCGATCGTGCTGCTGGTGGCCGCGCCGCTCCTGATCCCCGAGTACTCGGCGCCGCGGAGCGGCAGGTTCGACCTGGTCAGCGTGACGCTGTCCCTGCTCGCGATCCTGCCGGCGGTCTACGCGGTGAAGCGCTTCGCCAAGGACGGCCTCGATCTGCCGATGGTCGCCGCCGCGCTGATCGGCGCGGTCTTCGCGGTGCTGTTCGTCCGCAGGCAGGGCAGGCTGGAGAGCCCGCTGCTGGATGTGCGCCTGTTCGCCGACCGGACGTTCAGCGCCGCGCTGAGCGTGCTGCTCGCCGGTCTCGTCGGCGTCGGCGGCTCGATGCTGCTGATCACCCAGCAGCTCCAGTTCGTGGAGGGGCTGCCGCCGGTCGAGGCGGGGCTGTGGATGGGCCCGCCCGCCCTGCTGATGTTCCTGGCCGCGATCGGCTCGCCCCTGGTCGCGCGGCGGGTGCCGCCGGGTCTCGTGGTGGCGGCCACCCTGGCGCTGTCCACGGTCGGATACGTCCTGCTCGCCCTGGTGGGCCCCTCGGGCGGCATCGCCCTGATGGTCGTCGGATTCGGCCTCGTCTACCTCGGGCTCGGGGCGATCGCGGCCCTGGGCACGGACCTGGTGGTCGGGGCGGCCCCGCCGGAGAAGGCGGGCTCGGCCTCGGCGATGTCGGAGACCGTGCAGGAACTGGGCCTCGCGCTCGGTGTGGCGGTCCTGGGCAGCCTGGCGACCGCGGTCTACCGCGGCCGGATCGACGGCAGCATCCCCGCCGGCACCCCGTCGGACGTGGCCGACGCCGCGGGCGACAGCCTCGCCGGCGCCGTCGCCTCGGCCCAGCAGATGCCCGCCGACTGGCTCGGCCTCGCCAAGGAGGCCGCCACCTCCGGCATGAACACGGCGATGGTCGTGGCCGCGGCGTGCACCGTGGTCCTGTCGGTCCTGTCCGCCGTCGTGCTGCGGCACGTCGGAGCCATCAGCGACGAACCGGAAGCCGCGGCGGAGGCGAAGCCGGTGGAGTCGCGGGTCTGA